Proteins encoded by one window of Arachis hypogaea cultivar Tifrunner chromosome 1, arahy.Tifrunner.gnm2.J5K5, whole genome shotgun sequence:
- the LOC112696359 gene encoding probable inorganic phosphate transporter 1-7, giving the protein MEKDQLQVLNALDVAKTQWYHFTAIIVAGMGFFTDAYDLFCISLVTKLLGRIYYHVDGAPKPGTLPPDVSAAVNGVAFIGTLSGQLFFGWLGDKLGRKKVYGMTLLLMVLCSVASGLSFGREPKSVMTTLCFFRFWLGFGIGGDYPLSATIMSEYANKKTRGAFIAAIFAMQGFGILAGGIFAIVTSSIFKAKFDAPPYEVDPVGSTVPEADFAWRIILMFGALPAALTYYWRTKMPETARYTALVAKNMEQAAKDMSRVMQVELQAEELKKEDQTKDFGLFSKQFAARHGLHLLGTASTWFLLDVAFYSQNLFQKDIFSAIGWIPPAKTMNALEKVFKIARAQTLIALCSTIPGYWFTVAFIDKIGRFTIQLVGFFFMTVFMFALAIPYEHWTLKENRIGFVVLYSLTFFFANFGPNSTTFVVPAEIFPARFRSTCHGISSASGKLGAMIGTFGFLYLAQSPDKTKTDAGYPPGIGIKNSLLVLGVVNILGFLFTFLVPEPKGKSLEEISGEHEQEDELENKV; this is encoded by the coding sequence ATGGAGAAGGATCAACTTCAAGTGTTGAATGCACTTGATGTGGCAAAAACACAATGGTACCATTTCACAGCAATTATCGTTGCAGGAATGGGATTTTTCACCGATGCCTATGACTTGTTTTGTATCTCTCTTGTAACCAAGCTACTTGGCCGTATATACTACCATGTCGACGGTGCACCAAAGCCGGGAACCTTGCCGCCCGATGTCTCTGCCGCAGTTAACGGCGTAGCCTTCATCGGAACACTTTCTGGCCAGCTCTTCTTTGGTTGGCTAGGTGACAAGCTCGGCAGAAAGAAAGTCTACGGCATGACTCTGCTGCTTATGGTGCTTTGCTCTGTCGCCTCCGGCCTATCGTTCGGCCGGGAACCAAAGTCGGTTATGACGACGCTTTGCTTTTTCCGGTTCTGGCTGGGATTCGGTATCGGAGGAGATTATCCGCTTTCTGCAACCATTATGTCGGAGTACGCAAATAAAAAAACTCGCGGTGCGTTTATCGCCGCCATCTTCGCAATGCAGGGGTTTGGAATCTTGGCCGGAGGCATATTTGCAATCGTTACTTCATCGATATTCAAGGCGAAATTCGATGCTCCTCCCTATGAGGTTGATCCAGTAGGTTCAACTGTTCCAGAAGCAGATTTTGCGTGGAGAATAATTCTTATGTTTGGGGCTCTTCCCGCTGCACTGACATACTATTGGAGGACGAAGATGCCAGAAACCGCGCGATACACGGCATTGGTTGCAAAGAACATGGAGCAGGCTGCAAAAGATATGTCTAGAGTTATGCAAGTGGAACTCCAAGCAGAGGAGTTGAAGAAAGAGGATCAAACTAAGGATTTTGGCTTGTTCTCTAAGCAATTCGCGGCTCGCCATGGTTTACATTTGCTTGGAACAGCAAGTACGTGGTTCTTGCTTGATGTTGCATTTTACAGTCAGAATCTCTTCCAGAAAGATATCTTCAGCGCAATCGGTTGGATTCCTCCTGCGAAAACCATGAACGCATTGGAAAAAGTTTTCAAGATCGCGAGAGCTCAAACGCTTATAGCTCTTTGCAGTACAATTCCTGGATACTGGTTTACAGTAGCATTCATTGATAAGATCGGAAGATTCACCATCCAATTGGTTGGCTTCTTCTTCATGACAGTGTTCATGTTCGCCCTCGCAATTCCTTATGAGCACTGGACTCTGAAAGAGAATCGCATTGGATTCGTGGTGTTGTATTCGTTAACATTCTTCTTCGCAAACTTTGGACCTAACTCAACCACTTTCGTCGTCCCTGCAGAGATCTTCCCTGCAAGATTCCGCTCTACATGCCATGGGATTTCCTCGGCTTCCGGCAAGCTTGGTGCTATGATTGGTACTTTTGGATTCCTATACTTGGCTCAGAGTCCGGACAAGACCAAGACAGATGCCGGTTATCCTCCCGGTATCGGTATCAAGAATTCCTTGCTAGTATTAGGAGTGGTTAACATTTTAGGGTTCTTGTTTACATTTTTGGTGCCTGAGCCAAAAGGAAAATCTTTGGAGGAGATATCAGGTGAGCATGAGCAGGAAGATGAACTTGAAAATAAAGTATAA